A genomic segment from Tuwongella immobilis encodes:
- a CDS encoding prephenate dehydrogenase, translating to MMRIGTLGIVGVGLIGGSIGLAARERGIAQRVIGIGRQTSSLQQALDLGLITEFTTDLVAGGSQADLTVFCTPVDLIGPQVRQLAPHLKPGTILTDAGSTKERIVQAVEGILPQGVAFIGSHPLAGSHRRGPDAAKADLFCNRLTILTPTPTSDPHALATLTEFWQALGSRVQLLDAATHDRALGTTSHLPHAVASALASVLPEAWQPLTATGFRDTTRLAAADPTLWTAIFRENQDAVRDALDRFEAALATFRQLLAHDDADALHQWLTNAKQVRDALGS from the coding sequence ATGATGCGGATTGGCACGCTGGGAATTGTCGGAGTCGGTCTAATCGGCGGCTCCATCGGGTTGGCCGCACGCGAACGAGGCATCGCCCAACGGGTGATCGGCATCGGCCGGCAAACCAGCAGCCTCCAACAAGCGTTGGATCTCGGATTAATTACCGAATTCACCACCGATCTGGTCGCAGGCGGATCGCAAGCCGATCTGACAGTCTTTTGCACGCCGGTCGATTTGATCGGCCCGCAAGTGCGGCAGTTGGCCCCGCATCTGAAGCCGGGCACGATTCTGACCGACGCTGGCTCGACCAAGGAACGCATTGTTCAAGCTGTGGAAGGCATTTTGCCGCAAGGGGTTGCGTTCATTGGCTCGCATCCGCTGGCCGGGTCGCATCGGCGCGGTCCCGATGCGGCGAAGGCTGATTTGTTCTGCAATCGTTTGACGATTCTGACGCCGACGCCTACGAGTGATCCGCACGCCCTAGCGACGCTGACCGAATTCTGGCAAGCGCTGGGTTCGCGGGTGCAATTGCTAGATGCCGCCACCCATGATCGCGCGCTGGGCACGACGAGTCATTTGCCGCATGCCGTCGCGTCGGCGCTGGCCAGTGTGTTGCCCGAAGCGTGGCAACCGCTTACCGCCACGGGGTTTCGGGATACGACTCGGCTGGCGGCGGCCGATCCGACCTTGTGGACTGCGATTTTTCGAGAAAATCAGGATGCCGTTCGGGACGCTCTCGATCGCTTCGAGGCGGCCCTGGCTACATTTCGACAGTTGCTCGCCCATGATGACGCCGATGCGCTGCATCAGTGGCTGACCAACGCAAAGCAGGTGCGTGATGCTCTGGGAAGTTGA